The Mercenaria mercenaria strain notata chromosome 1, MADL_Memer_1, whole genome shotgun sequence nucleotide sequence ATGTTTCCAGGAGGAGAAATCGTTTAGAAAGGATTTTACTTGAACTCTCTTGTCCTGTAATCGCtatcaatattttaaataacagacaATTAAGGCAGTTAATAAATGGCTTACATAAAGGAATACGGATCTGAAAATTGCGTAAGAGTTttgttatttcaaaagatagcttttgaggaaaataggaaaattgtataaagaacttatccctatacTCCGTATCAATAGCCCTATCACTTGATCTGAAACAGGCAAACATTCTCACTACACTGAGAGAATGCCTTTACAATGGGTTTACAACCATGTCAGATAAATGAGCACATTTAATCTATTTCTTATCActtgctaataaataaacaattaaaccCTCAACCTACACAGAATCCTTAATAATCCTTGTCTCCCAAACAATTTCAGAAATGGCCTACAGTAGTTCTTTGAATAGGAGTGCAAATTAAAtggaattctaaaatattgctgaTTACATAAAAGAAAGAGGAAATAAAACAAGGTCTTTGAAAAAAGgatacattttttattgaaagttatgtaAACGATGCGTTTGTTCGTAAAACAGACAATAAATCCATTCTAAAAGCAAAATGTGGTCGAAATCAGAGGACAAAAATGAATTACCAGATACATTATCTAAAAGAATCAAACGATTTTGACGGACAATGCAATTCATTAAACAATTGAAACTTAATTGAATTTCTGTGTgtcatttatttatgaaaatattagttCATTTTTGCAATGTTTACATGAGGTATTTATATAAACACACTGGTTGGGAGACTCTGTTTTCATGTTTCGGATCACGTAATATTTTGTCGATATGGAGTATGTATCTATGTCATcaaatttcgtgattttttttacctttttgtaaATTCAGTTGTCCAGCgatttgatgctctgcatcaaaatttcacttgtatacatattgggaaactgatcacgccctctggcagccttGGTTTTTgaggaatcgaaataatttgaacaatcttgatacaGGATAACACAAggacaattttcatgaacatatttcaaatatggGCCAGCAGTTCCATGCAAGAAGAAAATTACAGTTTAAAgagaaatattttgaacaatattggtagatgATTACACAGGGATCATTTATGTGGAATAATGTCAAAATCGGGCGAGCAGTTTCATACCAtaatatttttgaagtttccacaaTAAACATATAGGGCAAAATGACCACGTCCCCTaagttttttgacgaatcgaatatttttaacaaacttaGAGGATCGCAcaatgaccatttgtgtgaagttataTTCAAATCGGACCAGCGGTTTAAAAGAAGATgtagtttaaagatttttcaatttttagctctggcgccCCGTATATGCAATCAAGCGAAATCATTTGAACAGCTTTGGAAGAGGACAACCAAAGCAACATCGATGTCAATTTTCATAAACTTCTACCTAACGGTTTGAgatgagatgttgtttaaaggaaagagCTGACAGACGACGGAGACACGgatgttcctacatatgggtattgtTGTTCTCTCAATTGTTCTTTTAGCTATAGGCACATAAAAACTTACGGAATGAATTACATCAAAGAAAAATGCAATTACCTATTATTCCTATAGCCACATCGGaaggtgagcgatcacaatagctcagcccgagcacttcgtgctcaggttaGCTAATAAATTGCAGAAAACATGCGAAAaggataataaaaataatgtagaCAAAGTCTGTTCAAAGTAAATGTTTCATGGTAGGcccatttttctacttttatccCCAGTGCCTCTTAGTAACGGCAATAGATATCGTAACCATAAACCCGAGGAATGTGCAGGATACCAGGATACAACATAGCAATTTTGATTCTAACATTGAGCTTCAGAGGATAAGAAATATTAATAGTAAAATTTTGTTAACGACGGAGAAGAACCGTCGGTGACGGAGTACGGACGAGCTACCCTCAACTGTTACTAATGGCTTACCCTGCAGTCTTGGTACTGGTGTgataataaaatgtttgtatgaatGCGCAAGgcttaaagttttatataattattcaaaatagttttatCATGTATAAACATTAACTATGAATTTATCAGAATGTATAGTACTGCATTTGATTTACAATGCATTTGTCTACATTATCTTCTACTATATCTTGTTGATACATGTGCATTGTAATCAAACATTTCTGCATAAAGTTACTGGTATCATGCAGAAATTGTTTGCTAATATCTATtccattttcatttcatgaacttctCCAGAATTATTAATGTACTTTCTGACTGTATCTAATTTGTACTGTTCGATGCATCTTTACATCTTTGCTAacctgttttgattttgtttttacaatttatattttacaaaccCGGCTTGACATCGAACTCCGAAAATAGCATTTCAGCGTCCTCATGTCCACATAATAAAGCTTGTACTTCCTCTTTAGTTATCGTCCCGTCTCGATCGACGTCATAGGAATTGAAACTACAAGGAGTACTTCTAAGCTTGATACTGAAAGGTGCTTCCTTCTGAAACATTTAGCATATATACAATATATCAGCAAATATGGAATAAGGTAGCAATTGTTTTACTTGATGCAAATAATACAAACGGTTTGTATaattgtaataaacaataataaaagagCTGAACATTTTCTACCTTTTCAGAACCCGTCATCTGTTTCTCATTATCTTTATTGTCTAAAGACCGTCTACGCCTGCATTCCACTTCTACTTCTACTCGCCACTTACAGCCACTGTCCTTGTCCTTTCTATTACCACTACACCCGTCCGCCAGCAAACCGCa carries:
- the LOC123543851 gene encoding uncharacterized protein LOC123543851, which produces METRILLLLVLFDCGLLADGCSGNRKDKDSGCKWRVEVEVECRRRRSLDNKDNEKQMTGSEKKEAPFSIKLRSTPCSFNSYDVDRDGTITKEEVQALLCGHEDAEMLFSEFDVKPEDGVIKPDEFYSTAPLIIAECSNSDKTSDLKVE